A region of Streptomyces sp. NBC_01267 DNA encodes the following proteins:
- a CDS encoding ribosome-recycling factor, with amino-acid sequence MPTPLGQMAAVTSPEPRLVLVKPYQADQLRVIDKAIRDAGLGLNPSVDASFVRVIFRSRRRSGAYLATGNTPPPDALTAALSA; translated from the coding sequence ATGCCGACGCCTCTGGGCCAGATGGCGGCGGTGACTTCGCCCGAACCCCGCCTCGTTTTGGTCAAGCCGTACCAGGCGGATCAGCTGCGGGTGATCGACAAGGCCATCCGTGACGCAGGTCTCGGGCTGAACCCGAGCGTCGATGCCAGCTTCGTGCGAGTCATCTTCCGGTCACGGCGCAGGAGCGGCGCCTACCTCGCCACCGGCAACACGCCCCCGCCCGACGCCCTGACCGCCGCTCTCAGCGCCTAG
- the lanL gene encoding class IV lanthionine synthetase LanL: protein MTSHATQVELASLLREALQSADTEARWMTDTDEMWCRAVPTSAAPRLQGWKLHVSATVASATAVLAKSLAVLVREESAFKFARSLDQVSSLNSRATPRGSSGKFITVYPRSDADATRIARELHAATAALTGPRILSDQAYAPDSLVHYRYGAFAGRQRLSDIGLLVWYIEDPDGNPVEDERTGRYAPPSWAVSPFPAPVPVPPPAPSRTASGPVLLGGRFAVREAIRQTNKGGVYRGTEVATGAPVVIKETRPHVEADATGRDVRDWLRAEARALEKLTGTGLAPEPLALFEHGRHLFLAQSEIPGVPLRVWVAEHFRDTGGERYRADALAQVARLVELVAAAHAHGCVLRDFTPGNVMVQPDGELRLIDLELAVTEDGSALPTRVGTPCFSAPERLDDAPVSRTADYYSLGATACFVLAGKVPNLLSEEPADRADQERLAAWLSACAGYLQLPDGLVEMVLGLMRDDPAERWDPSRARDVLRRAGVPVRSGGGVHVQVRSGTQTPDRPGARTTPRSDSPRDAVTGLVDHLIDSMNPADDRRLWPVSTRAGEADPCTVQQGAAGVLAVLTRYFELTGDPRLPALLSTAGHWIADRTDTAFTRPGLHFGGRGTAWALYDAGRAIDDRALVGHALALASAPQEVTLHHDITHGTAGSGTAALHLWHRGGDPRFAELAVDAADRLTRAAQREATGVSWPVPAEALSGDGKFGSTYLGFAHGAAGIGCFLLSAALVSRRPEHLELAVEVGEHLVSTAVLVGAAAQWPSQALDVPTAPYWCHGAAGIGTFLVRLWQVTGDDRFGELARRSAQSVTERASRAPLSQCHGLSGNGDFLLDLADATGDPAYHAQAGELARLIVAEGARRNGHMVFPNEYGDVTTGWSDGSAGTLAFLLRSLHTDPGHQDPGHRDPGHRDLRHTDLRHWMVQLPD from the coding sequence ATGACGAGCCACGCGACGCAGGTCGAACTAGCCAGCCTTCTCCGTGAAGCGCTGCAATCGGCGGACACGGAAGCACGCTGGATGACCGACACGGACGAGATGTGGTGCCGCGCCGTACCGACGTCGGCGGCCCCGCGCCTCCAGGGCTGGAAGCTTCACGTATCGGCAACTGTCGCCTCGGCGACCGCAGTTCTCGCGAAGTCCCTTGCCGTGCTGGTGCGTGAGGAGTCGGCGTTCAAGTTCGCCCGGTCGCTCGACCAGGTGAGTTCGCTCAACTCCCGTGCCACGCCCCGGGGAAGCTCCGGCAAGTTCATCACCGTCTACCCGCGCTCCGACGCCGACGCGACCCGGATCGCGCGGGAGCTGCACGCGGCCACCGCAGCGTTGACCGGGCCGCGCATCCTCTCGGATCAGGCGTACGCACCCGACAGCCTGGTGCACTACCGCTACGGCGCCTTCGCCGGACGGCAACGGCTTTCGGACATCGGGCTGCTGGTCTGGTACATCGAGGATCCCGACGGGAATCCCGTGGAGGACGAGCGCACCGGCCGTTACGCTCCGCCTTCCTGGGCCGTCTCTCCGTTCCCCGCCCCGGTGCCCGTGCCCCCGCCCGCACCCTCGCGCACGGCGAGCGGTCCGGTGTTGCTCGGTGGTCGGTTCGCGGTGCGGGAGGCGATCCGGCAGACCAACAAGGGCGGCGTGTACCGGGGGACCGAAGTCGCCACCGGCGCACCCGTGGTGATCAAGGAGACCCGGCCGCACGTGGAAGCCGACGCCACCGGCCGCGACGTCCGTGACTGGCTGCGCGCCGAGGCCCGCGCGCTGGAGAAACTCACGGGCACGGGGCTGGCCCCGGAACCCCTCGCGCTGTTCGAGCACGGCCGGCATCTGTTCCTGGCCCAGAGCGAGATTCCGGGCGTGCCGCTGCGGGTCTGGGTCGCCGAACACTTCCGTGACACCGGAGGCGAGCGCTACCGTGCCGATGCGCTGGCTCAGGTGGCCCGGTTGGTGGAACTGGTCGCGGCGGCGCACGCCCACGGGTGCGTGCTGCGGGACTTCACCCCCGGCAACGTCATGGTCCAGCCCGACGGCGAACTGCGTCTGATCGACCTCGAACTCGCCGTCACCGAGGACGGCTCCGCTCTGCCGACCCGCGTCGGCACCCCCTGCTTCAGTGCCCCCGAGCGCCTCGACGACGCGCCCGTCTCCAGGACGGCCGACTACTACAGCCTCGGCGCCACCGCCTGCTTCGTGCTGGCCGGGAAGGTTCCGAACCTGCTGTCCGAGGAGCCCGCCGACAGGGCCGACCAGGAGCGGCTCGCCGCGTGGCTGAGCGCCTGCGCCGGATACCTTCAACTGCCCGATGGGCTCGTGGAGATGGTCCTCGGGCTGATGCGGGACGATCCCGCCGAACGCTGGGATCCGTCCCGGGCGCGTGACGTGCTCCGGCGGGCCGGAGTCCCGGTCCGTTCAGGAGGCGGAGTTCACGTCCAGGTCCGTTCAGGAACCCAGACCCCGGACCGACCCGGAGCCCGGACCACCCCCCGCTCCGACTCCCCACGCGACGCGGTGACCGGCCTCGTCGACCACCTGATCGACTCGATGAACCCGGCGGACGACCGGCGGCTCTGGCCGGTGTCCACCCGGGCCGGCGAGGCCGATCCCTGCACCGTGCAGCAGGGCGCGGCCGGTGTCCTGGCCGTCCTGACCCGGTACTTCGAGCTCACCGGAGACCCCCGCCTGCCCGCGCTGCTCTCCACCGCGGGCCACTGGATCGCGGACCGCACCGACACCGCCTTCACCCGCCCCGGTCTGCACTTCGGCGGCCGGGGCACCGCCTGGGCGCTGTACGACGCCGGACGTGCCATCGACGACCGCGCGCTCGTCGGCCACGCGCTGGCGCTGGCGTCGGCTCCCCAGGAGGTCACCCTCCACCACGACATCACCCACGGCACCGCCGGCAGCGGCACCGCCGCCCTCCACCTGTGGCACCGCGGCGGCGACCCCCGCTTCGCCGAACTCGCCGTCGACGCGGCCGACCGGCTGACCCGTGCCGCACAGCGCGAGGCGACCGGCGTGAGCTGGCCCGTCCCCGCCGAAGCCCTCTCCGGCGACGGGAAGTTCGGCAGCACCTACCTCGGTTTCGCGCACGGCGCGGCCGGCATCGGCTGCTTCCTCCTCTCCGCCGCCCTCGTCTCGCGGCGCCCCGAGCACCTGGAACTGGCCGTGGAGGTCGGCGAACACCTGGTGTCCACCGCCGTCCTCGTCGGCGCCGCCGCCCAGTGGCCCTCCCAGGCCCTGGACGTCCCCACGGCCCCCTACTGGTGCCACGGCGCGGCCGGCATCGGGACCTTCCTCGTCCGCCTCTGGCAAGTCACCGGGGACGACCGGTTCGGCGAACTCGCCCGGCGCAGCGCCCAGTCCGTCACGGAACGCGCCTCCCGCGCACCGCTGAGCCAATGCCACGGACTGTCCGGCAACGGTGACTTCCTCCTCGACCTGGCCGACGCCACGGGTGACCCCGCCTACCACGCGCAGGCCGGCGAACTGGCCCGCCTCATCGTCGCGGAGGGAGCCCGCCGCAACGGCCACATGGTCTTCCCCAACGAGTACGGAGACGTCACGACCGGCTGGAGCGACGGATCCGCCGGAACCCTGGCCTTCCTCCTGCGGAGCCTGCACACCGACCCCGGACACCAGGACCCCGGACACCGCGACCCGGGACACCGCGACCTCCGTCACACAGACCTCCGGCACTGGATGGTTCAGCTGCCGGACTGA
- a CDS encoding VenA family class IV lanthipeptide, protein MDIVELELLAQLHALPETDPVDLDGASFSGTCACTGLLTLLNTVCVGISCA, encoded by the coding sequence ATGGACATCGTCGAACTCGAACTGCTGGCCCAGCTGCACGCCCTGCCCGAGACCGACCCCGTCGACCTCGACGGGGCCTCGTTCTCCGGGACGTGCGCCTGTACCGGCCTGCTGACCCTCCTCAACACCGTCTGCGTCGGCATCAGCTGCGCCTAA
- a CDS encoding ATP-binding cassette domain-containing protein, whose product MQLHTGDDDLARATRTTTAVTSAAVTGTASTSTAVTSGEVTRPTPTQVPGARAGAGTMPVPALVYAIRTRGLTKSYPGPDGTTTHAVQGLDLAVEEGETFAFLGPNGAGKSTTIAMLCALARPTAGHATVAGADVRTQAHQVRRRVGMLFQHSALEPDLTVEQNLHIHARLYGLRRDVARRRAAEVLATAELTNRRRSPVRTLSGGMRRRLELARQLLHAPAVLFLDEPTTGLDPHARAQIWEHLLALRERHGSTLFVTTHYLEEAENCDRIAIIDRGRLVAQGTPRALKVAIGDDRVVLRTGDDTAAHRIVCRSAPPGHPVTVDGDGVCLRVPDGSSWIPRLCAALAGHGIAVHAASATPPTLDDVFFHHTGRSIHTAPAAETAETAETGGGA is encoded by the coding sequence ATGCAGCTTCACACCGGTGACGACGATCTCGCCCGAGCAACTCGCACGACAACGGCCGTCACCAGTGCGGCTGTTACCGGTACGGCCTCCACCAGTACGGCCGTTACCAGTGGGGAGGTCACCCGCCCCACCCCCACACAGGTCCCCGGGGCCCGAGCCGGAGCCGGGACCATGCCGGTGCCCGCGCTCGTGTACGCCATCAGGACGCGCGGTCTGACCAAGAGCTACCCCGGCCCGGACGGCACCACCACCCACGCCGTGCAAGGGCTGGACCTGGCGGTGGAGGAGGGCGAGACCTTCGCGTTCCTCGGCCCCAACGGTGCCGGAAAGTCCACCACCATCGCCATGTTGTGCGCCCTGGCCCGCCCCACCGCCGGTCACGCCACGGTGGCCGGCGCCGACGTGCGCACCCAGGCCCACCAGGTACGGCGACGGGTCGGCATGCTGTTCCAGCACAGCGCTCTGGAACCCGACCTGACGGTCGAGCAGAACCTGCACATCCACGCCCGCCTCTACGGGCTGCGGCGCGACGTCGCGCGCCGCCGGGCCGCCGAGGTGCTCGCGACGGCCGAACTGACCAACCGGCGCCGCTCTCCCGTGCGTACACTGTCCGGCGGTATGCGCCGCCGCCTGGAACTCGCCCGCCAACTGCTGCACGCCCCGGCCGTGTTGTTCCTGGACGAGCCGACCACCGGCCTCGATCCGCACGCCCGCGCGCAGATCTGGGAGCATCTGCTCGCCCTGCGCGAGCGGCACGGCAGCACCCTCTTCGTCACCACGCACTACCTCGAAGAGGCCGAGAACTGCGACCGCATCGCCATCATCGACCGCGGCCGACTGGTGGCGCAGGGCACCCCGCGCGCGCTGAAGGTCGCGATCGGGGACGACCGCGTCGTACTGCGCACCGGCGACGACACCGCCGCCCACCGGATCGTCTGCCGGAGCGCGCCGCCCGGACACCCCGTCACGGTGGACGGCGACGGCGTCTGCCTGCGGGTGCCCGACGGCAGCTCCTGGATCCCCCGCCTGTGCGCGGCGCTGGCAGGCCACGGCATCGCCGTGCACGCCGCCTCGGCCACCCCGCCCACCCTCGACGACGTCTTCTTCCACCACACCGGCCGCAGCATCCACACGGCACCGGCTGCGGAGACGGCCGAGACAGCGGAGACCGGCGGTGGCGCATGA
- a CDS encoding ABC transporter permease has translation MTTLPFHPDTPAAPAPAQAAVPAPAPEPGGEQVGPLRHELGAVQGLIYRDLLRLTGQRTHVALLLLNPVLYLFFLGGGLAALIPTASLGVGYQTYLFPGMLVMTVQTPAIMVGIRLILDRQSGYLRELLMAPVRRATLLLGSCAGGTVVATVQGAVLLGLAGTVGLPYDPLLMLLLLSTMILISFTITSLALALAVSLAKAETFNTLLGVVMTPLLFLSGGFFPLQSLPSWAHTLAAVNPMAYGVDLLRRCIALRVPDRAAIGGIDWAGRQPPFLLEAALLLLCGVAALLWAGHRFNRPE, from the coding sequence ATGACGACGCTCCCCTTCCACCCCGACACCCCTGCCGCACCCGCACCCGCACAAGCCGCCGTCCCCGCACCCGCCCCGGAACCCGGCGGCGAACAGGTGGGCCCGCTGCGGCACGAACTCGGCGCGGTCCAGGGTCTGATCTACCGTGACCTGCTCCGCCTGACCGGCCAGCGCACCCACGTCGCGCTGCTGCTGCTCAACCCGGTGCTGTACCTCTTCTTCCTCGGCGGCGGACTGGCCGCCCTCATCCCCACCGCGTCCCTGGGCGTCGGCTACCAGACCTACCTCTTCCCCGGCATGCTGGTGATGACGGTCCAGACCCCGGCCATCATGGTCGGCATCCGCCTGATCCTGGACCGGCAGAGCGGCTACCTCCGGGAACTCCTGATGGCCCCCGTCCGCCGCGCCACCCTGCTACTGGGCAGCTGCGCCGGCGGCACTGTGGTCGCCACGGTCCAGGGCGCCGTACTGCTCGGCCTGGCCGGCACGGTCGGCCTGCCCTACGACCCGCTCCTCATGTTGCTGCTGCTCAGCACCATGATCCTGATCTCGTTCACCATCACCTCCCTCGCCCTGGCCCTGGCCGTGAGCCTGGCCAAGGCCGAGACGTTCAACACGCTGCTCGGCGTGGTGATGACGCCGCTCCTGTTCCTCTCCGGCGGCTTCTTCCCGCTCCAGAGCCTCCCCTCCTGGGCCCACACCCTGGCCGCCGTCAATCCGATGGCCTACGGAGTGGACCTGCTCCGCCGCTGCATCGCCCTGCGGGTACCGGACAGGGCGGCGATCGGCGGCATCGACTGGGCCGGCCGGCAACCCCCCTTCCTGCTCGAAGCCGCGCTCCTCCTCCTCTGCGGCGTGGCGGCGCTGCTGTGGGCCGGCCACCGCTTCAACCGTCCGGAGTAG
- a CDS encoding ALF repeat-containing protein codes for MTQKAAGDTFTVDVSRSVIEGQAIVDETKALTAKANKSDTDEASLAVKGRAVALRAHVAEYLRTGWDKAVADETRQQVADLASDSPHEAVRTAADATLDGTDTEILDFCTTGQHQAAEADYRVAVTKLANDGGPGVKDDAKKALADGSTNALVNFLNKGRYASQQADERVTATQLYNDGGPEVRSAAKIALAGPVDEVHQFVEAGQYMAAQKDRLDDTHLAQMQRLIAEGQGIAATARKNSAVAAQAAAVAGNAAFDAAQSKLDAERSAKDAEGYAAAADTAVDHAETSAKQAKASATTARAASDRAAQDSAAAGESAAQADFSAWWWSGCRRRGVGRGGRVR; via the coding sequence ATGACGCAGAAGGCCGCAGGTGACACCTTCACCGTCGACGTTTCACGATCGGTGATCGAAGGCCAGGCCATCGTCGATGAAACCAAGGCGCTGACTGCCAAGGCCAACAAGTCCGACACCGACGAGGCCTCCCTCGCTGTCAAGGGCCGCGCCGTTGCCTTGCGAGCACACGTGGCCGAATACCTGCGCACCGGATGGGACAAGGCCGTCGCAGACGAGACGCGCCAGCAGGTCGCCGACCTCGCATCAGACAGCCCGCACGAGGCCGTGCGTACCGCTGCGGACGCTACGCTCGACGGCACTGACACCGAGATCCTCGATTTCTGCACCACCGGCCAGCACCAGGCCGCCGAAGCCGACTACCGCGTTGCCGTGACCAAGCTCGCCAACGACGGCGGTCCCGGCGTCAAGGACGACGCCAAGAAGGCGCTCGCGGATGGCAGCACCAACGCTCTGGTCAACTTCCTCAACAAGGGGCGCTACGCCAGCCAGCAGGCCGACGAGCGGGTGACCGCCACGCAGCTTTACAACGACGGAGGCCCCGAGGTCCGGTCTGCGGCCAAGATTGCGCTGGCAGGCCCAGTCGACGAGGTGCACCAGTTCGTCGAGGCCGGCCAGTACATGGCCGCCCAGAAGGACCGCCTCGACGACACCCACCTTGCACAGATGCAGCGACTGATCGCCGAAGGCCAAGGGATCGCGGCCACCGCCCGCAAGAACAGCGCCGTCGCAGCGCAGGCCGCCGCGGTGGCAGGAAACGCAGCCTTCGACGCCGCCCAGTCCAAGTTGGACGCGGAACGAAGCGCCAAGGACGCCGAAGGCTACGCGGCCGCCGCTGATACCGCTGTCGACCACGCCGAGACCAGTGCCAAGCAGGCCAAGGCATCCGCCACCACCGCGCGAGCCGCCTCCGATCGCGCTGCGCAGGACTCCGCCGCTGCCGGCGAGTCCGCCGCACAGGCCGACTTCTCCGCCTGGTGGTGGTCAGGGTGCCGTCGTCGTGGAGTTGGGCGTGGCGGGCGAGTTCGGTGA
- a CDS encoding transposase family protein — protein MLVYPSSIGLSSRTLRYLSARLHARRGEIGMRWRRLPAGRQALLALAHLRCGDTYAQLAAGFRIGIATVYRYIREVIDVLAALAPTLTEAMKTIRTKAFVILDGTLLPIDRIAADTPYYSGKHKRHGMNVQVLTDPFGRLLWASPALPGSVHDLTAARTHGIIDALAATELKCWADKAYQGAGHPIRVPFRGRRLKRWQRRHNSTHAKIRCLGEQAMATLKGWRLLRKLRCSTTRITAIVQAVLVLHHASA, from the coding sequence GTGCTTGTCTACCCGTCGTCGATTGGTCTGTCCAGCCGCACCTTGCGGTACCTGAGTGCTCGGCTGCATGCCCGGCGAGGGGAGATCGGGATGCGCTGGCGGCGTCTGCCCGCAGGACGACAGGCCCTGCTCGCTCTGGCTCACCTGCGGTGCGGTGATACCTATGCCCAGCTGGCTGCCGGGTTCCGCATCGGCATCGCGACGGTATATCGCTACATACGCGAGGTCATCGACGTCCTGGCCGCCCTCGCCCCGACCCTGACCGAGGCGATGAAGACCATCCGGACCAAGGCGTTCGTGATCCTGGACGGCACCCTCCTGCCGATCGACCGGATCGCCGCCGACACCCCGTACTACTCCGGGAAACACAAGCGTCACGGCATGAACGTTCAGGTCCTCACCGATCCGTTCGGCCGGCTGTTGTGGGCGTCCCCCGCCCTGCCCGGGTCCGTCCACGACCTGACCGCCGCACGGACGCACGGGATCATCGACGCGCTCGCCGCGACCGAGCTGAAGTGCTGGGCGGACAAGGCGTACCAGGGAGCCGGCCACCCCATCCGCGTCCCGTTCCGAGGTCGTCGCCTCAAGCGGTGGCAGCGTCGGCACAACAGCACGCACGCCAAGATCCGCTGCCTCGGCGAGCAGGCCATGGCAACTCTGAAGGGCTGGCGCCTTCTGCGGAAACTCCGCTGTAGCACCACCCGCATCACCGCGATCGTCCAGGCCGTTCTTGTCCTTCACCACGCTTCGGCGTGA
- a CDS encoding epoxide hydrolase family protein, whose protein sequence is MIEHADAAIHSFTLDIPQRDLDDLAARLTATRWPDELPDTGWSQGVPLAYLKELTEYWRTSYNWREHEAHLNRLPQFTTEIDNTNIHFLHIRSAQNDALPLLITHGWPGSIVEFLDVIGPLTDPGLHGGDPADAFHLVIPTIPGYGLSGPTQDGGWDVHRVAKAWAELMQRLGYHRYGAQGGDWGHAITRELAAIDTEHVVAIHLNTLLTPSPCDPAEAAELTADDQARLDLLTRSEPEMSGYAKIQGTRPQTLAYALTDSPVGQLAWIAEKFKEWTDCIDVPEDAVTRDRLLTNVMLYWLTATAGSSARHYWEALHPSRPPRAEPLETPTGVAVFAADLARPVRQLAERDHNIVHWSEFDRGGHFAAMEEPDLFADDIRDFFQPFR, encoded by the coding sequence ATGATTGAGCACGCCGATGCCGCCATCCACTCCTTCACCCTCGACATCCCACAGAGGGACCTTGACGACTTGGCCGCCCGTCTGACCGCCACCAGGTGGCCGGACGAACTGCCCGATACCGGCTGGTCCCAAGGAGTTCCGCTGGCCTACCTCAAAGAGCTGACCGAATACTGGCGCACCTCCTACAACTGGCGTGAGCACGAAGCACATCTGAATCGGTTACCCCAGTTCACAACCGAGATCGACAACACCAACATCCATTTCCTGCACATCCGCTCGGCGCAGAATGACGCGCTGCCGTTACTGATCACCCACGGCTGGCCCGGATCCATCGTGGAGTTCCTCGATGTCATCGGCCCCCTGACCGACCCGGGCCTCCACGGCGGCGACCCGGCCGACGCCTTCCACCTGGTCATTCCCACCATCCCCGGATACGGGCTGTCCGGACCGACCCAGGACGGCGGCTGGGACGTGCACCGCGTCGCCAAGGCATGGGCCGAGCTGATGCAGCGCTTGGGCTACCACCGCTACGGCGCACAAGGCGGCGACTGGGGACACGCGATCACCCGGGAACTGGCCGCCATCGACACCGAGCATGTCGTGGCTATCCACCTCAACACCCTGCTGACGCCCTCTCCCTGCGACCCGGCCGAAGCAGCCGAACTCACCGCCGACGACCAAGCACGGCTTGACCTGCTGACCAGGTCGGAGCCCGAGATGTCGGGCTACGCGAAGATCCAGGGCACCCGGCCACAGACCCTGGCCTACGCACTCACCGACTCACCGGTCGGGCAACTCGCCTGGATCGCTGAGAAGTTCAAGGAGTGGACCGACTGCATCGACGTTCCCGAGGACGCCGTCACTCGTGATCGGCTCCTGACCAACGTCATGCTCTACTGGCTCACCGCCACGGCAGGATCATCCGCCCGTCACTACTGGGAAGCCCTCCACCCCTCCCGTCCACCACGCGCTGAGCCGTTGGAAACGCCGACCGGCGTGGCGGTGTTCGCGGCCGACCTGGCCCGCCCCGTCCGACAACTCGCAGAACGGGACCACAACATCGTCCACTGGTCGGAGTTCGACCGCGGCGGCCACTTCGCCGCAATGGAAGAACCCGACCTGTTCGCCGACGACATCCGCGACTTCTTCCAACCGTTCCGCTGA